From Halalkalicoccus sp. CG83, one genomic window encodes:
- the trpB gene encoding tryptophan synthase subunit beta, whose protein sequence is MSTDAKFGRYGGQYVPEALMPAIEELEDAYRRYVLENEEGFMDDFRDRLRDFGGRPTPLQHAEGLSERYDTEVYLKREDLLHGGAHKLNNALGQALLARYMGKERIIAETGAGQHGTATAMACAHLGIDCEIYMGERDINRQRPNVFRMRLNGAEVNPVSVGRGTLKEAISETMRDWATSVEDTHYVIGSVVGPHPFPRMVRDFQAVIGEEARAQIEEKTGRMPDSVLACAGGGSNTMGAFHSFVEDEDVDLYAVEAGGSSLEVDEEGGVAPNSASLSTGSEGVLHGARTRLLQDAHGQIMESHSISSGLDYAGVGPELAHLVDERRVVPTNVDDDAALEAFHRLSQLEGIIPALETAHAFAYLEREHESLGDVVVVNVSGRGDKDLESVIEETAEREIEGAPDMDVFSGGL, encoded by the coding sequence ATGAGTACGGACGCGAAGTTCGGACGCTACGGCGGCCAGTACGTGCCCGAGGCGCTGATGCCCGCGATCGAGGAGCTCGAGGACGCCTACCGACGATACGTCCTCGAGAACGAGGAGGGGTTCATGGACGACTTCCGCGATCGGCTGCGGGACTTCGGGGGTCGACCGACGCCGCTCCAACACGCGGAGGGGCTGAGCGAGCGTTACGACACGGAGGTGTATCTCAAACGCGAGGACCTGCTCCACGGGGGCGCACACAAGCTGAACAACGCGCTGGGCCAGGCGCTGCTCGCGAGGTACATGGGAAAGGAACGGATCATCGCCGAGACGGGCGCGGGCCAACACGGCACCGCGACGGCGATGGCGTGTGCGCATCTGGGGATCGATTGTGAGATCTACATGGGCGAGCGCGACATCAACCGCCAGCGCCCCAACGTCTTCCGGATGCGGCTCAACGGCGCCGAGGTGAACCCCGTGAGCGTGGGCCGGGGCACGCTGAAGGAGGCGATCTCGGAGACGATGCGCGACTGGGCGACGAGCGTCGAGGACACCCACTACGTGATCGGTTCGGTGGTCGGTCCCCACCCGTTCCCGCGGATGGTCCGGGACTTCCAGGCGGTGATCGGCGAGGAGGCACGCGCCCAGATCGAGGAGAAAACGGGGAGAATGCCCGACAGCGTGCTCGCCTGTGCCGGCGGCGGTTCGAACACGATGGGCGCCTTCCACTCGTTCGTGGAGGACGAGGACGTCGATCTGTACGCCGTCGAGGCCGGCGGGAGTAGCTTGGAAGTCGACGAGGAGGGCGGCGTCGCGCCCAACTCCGCGTCGCTCTCGACGGGAAGCGAGGGCGTGCTCCACGGCGCGCGCACCAGGCTCCTGCAGGACGCACACGGCCAGATCATGGAGTCACACTCGATCTCCTCGGGGCTCGACTACGCGGGCGTCGGGCCCGAACTCGCCCACCTCGTCGACGAGCGGCGCGTCGTCCCGACGAACGTCGACGACGATGCGGCGCTCGAGGCGTTCCACCGCCTCTCACAGCTCGAGGGGATCATCCCCGCGCTCGAGACGGCCCACGCCTTCGCCTACCTCGAACGCGAGCACGAGAGCCTGGGCGACGTCGTAGTCGTCAACGTCTCGGGTCGGGGCGATAAGGACCTCGAGTCGGTGATCGAGGAGACGGCCGAGCGCGAGATCGAGGGCGCGCCCGACATGGACGTGTTCAGCGGGGGACTATGA
- the trpC gene encoding indole-3-glycerol phosphate synthase has product MNASDSIAPAVRSILRAAREREAPEGRVSVDARPFDGALTAAEREGRVPVIAEVKPTSPTTDGVREGDPVELAREMVAGGAAALSVLTEPEHFGGSPETLTRVREAVDVPVLRKDFVLDEAQLDAVEADLILLIARFVDDLPGLIAAARERGFQPLVEVHDRDELEEAIEAGADVVGINNRDLARLEVDLDTFERVASEAPEETILVAESGIGSREDVRRMREAGADALLIGTAIMDGDVRENVEGFTTA; this is encoded by the coding sequence ATGAACGCTAGCGACTCGATCGCACCGGCCGTGCGGTCGATCCTTCGGGCGGCGCGCGAACGCGAGGCGCCGGAGGGGCGCGTCTCCGTCGACGCACGACCCTTCGACGGGGCGCTCACCGCCGCCGAACGCGAGGGACGGGTGCCGGTGATCGCCGAGGTGAAGCCGACGAGTCCGACCACCGACGGGGTCAGGGAGGGCGATCCGGTCGAACTGGCGCGGGAGATGGTCGCTGGCGGGGCGGCCGCGCTCTCGGTGCTGACCGAACCCGAGCACTTCGGCGGGTCGCCGGAGACGCTCACGCGGGTTCGCGAAGCGGTCGACGTGCCCGTGCTCCGGAAGGACTTCGTGCTCGACGAAGCTCAACTGGACGCCGTCGAGGCCGACCTGATCCTGCTGATCGCGCGCTTCGTCGACGACCTTCCCGGACTGATCGCCGCGGCGAGAGAGCGGGGTTTCCAGCCGCTCGTCGAGGTCCACGACCGCGACGAGCTCGAGGAAGCGATCGAGGCCGGGGCGGACGTCGTCGGGATCAACAACCGCGACCTGGCTCGGCTGGAGGTCGATCTCGATACCTTCGAGCGGGTCGCAAGCGAGGCGCCGGAGGAGACGATCCTGGTAGCCGAGAGCGGGATCGGTAGCAGAGAGGACGTCCGGCGGATGCGCGAGGCGGGCGCGGACGCGCTGTTGATCGGTACCGCCATCATGGACGGCGACGTACGGGAGAACGTCGAGGGGTTCACCACAGCATGA
- a CDS encoding MGMT family protein — MDASDTGIYAGEVAGLDRVVQIGIASGRVISLSLPDEPDEDASRNHALLDRLGAYFSGERDEFSDVPVALTVPTDHRAVLERVGEVPYGETTDVATLARAVPGIDAEDEGERIVRAALEANPVPVLIPDHRVRDGPSATPDEVARALRSLESSA; from the coding sequence ATGGACGCTTCGGACACGGGAATCTACGCCGGCGAGGTGGCGGGACTCGATCGCGTCGTCCAGATCGGGATCGCCTCCGGGCGGGTGATCAGCCTCTCCTTGCCCGACGAACCCGACGAGGACGCGAGCCGAAACCACGCACTGCTCGACCGACTGGGTGCGTACTTCTCGGGTGAGCGCGACGAGTTCTCGGACGTGCCGGTCGCGCTGACGGTGCCCACCGATCACCGCGCCGTGCTCGAGAGAGTGGGCGAGGTCCCCTACGGCGAGACGACCGACGTCGCGACGCTCGCCCGCGCCGTTCCCGGAATCGATGCCGAGGACGAGGGGGAACGAATCGTCCGGGCCGCCCTCGAGGCGAACCCCGTTCCCGTCCTGATCCCCGACCATCGGGTCCGCGACGGACCGAGCGCGACTCCGGACGAGGTGGCCCGCGCGCTTCGCTCGCTCGAATCCTCGGCGTGA